A part of Chloroflexota bacterium genomic DNA contains:
- a CDS encoding response regulator — MPLAENLAQMLVLIVEDNPASMLLTDAVLKRAGFLTLGATCADEVRERLRDYRPDLILMDLQLPGVDGLTLTRELKSDPSLADIPVVALSAHAMKEDRWRVLTAGCDGYIAKPFDTRSIGREVEHYIAEARARGMKRR, encoded by the coding sequence GTGCCATTGGCTGAGAACCTCGCACAAATGCTCGTCCTGATCGTGGAGGACAACCCGGCGAGCATGCTGCTCACCGACGCGGTGCTCAAACGGGCAGGCTTCCTCACGCTCGGGGCCACGTGCGCTGACGAAGTCCGCGAACGGCTCCGCGACTATCGGCCGGACCTCATCCTCATGGACCTCCAACTTCCAGGAGTCGACGGATTGACGTTGACCCGCGAATTGAAGTCGGACCCGTCCCTCGCGGACATCCCCGTCGTGGCGCTCAGCGCCCACGCCATGAAGGAGGACCGGTGGCGCGTACTGACCGCCGGTTGCGACGGATACATCGCGAAACCGTTCGACACCCGTTCCATCGGTCGCGAGGTGGAACACTACATCGCCGAGGCGAGAGCGCGCGGAATGAAGAGGAGATAA
- a CDS encoding response regulator, which yields MAAEREAQILVIDDNPQNVALVQAQLERAGYRVTCAESGTAGLDAAERMHPDLILLDVMMPGMDGYQVCEILRRNPSLSAIPIVMLTSLHERTDKLRALDSGADDFLSKPVDRAELMARVRSLLRMKRTYDDLAQSKVEVEQQAHQLAAAKSRAEAILSSMSDGVFVTDERAHITYVNRAVEKITGMAADDCLGRPWYEALSVRDRNGQPIDPRSCPIVQVMKSGAPVPPRELGVWRNDGTEIAISLAAAPVTGVHDKPIGGVAVFRDVTSEREVHRMKEDFVGLVSHELRTPLAAIYGFAELLLQRERLSDTARTFVETMYKEADRMSGLVNDFLDIERLASGRMSFHFRSVQLDEVLAEARESLASQLSQHTIVVDIPKDRVYVRADRDRLVQVLLNLLSNAIKYSPDGGEIRISARPEGREVRISVSDEGLGLPPGAIPKLFQKFYRVEEPAHRKVAGTGLGLAICKQIAEGNGGRIWAESPGIGLGSTFTFTVPLSGIPAHRPASSSIGTAHGRILLAKDDPSIAALILEQLGSIGYAVEAVSSGEDAINHVRAERPAAVVLDVGLTGRLDGWGVMAALRDDPATADIPIIMVSGRDDQDRGMALGVEEFLVKPVPAQRLIACIRRHAGEPGERPVVVADDDPNVRSVVQGMLEDAGFAVVPASDGREALDRLHSCTPLALVLDLVMPEVDGFGVLEEIRADPSLRDLPVVVLTAKNLAPEERDQLNLRTAETLYKPGGTGTEITAAILRAIQVGGSQSTPCSATRRSSPEGTAVPKK from the coding sequence ATGGCTGCTGAGCGCGAAGCCCAGATTCTTGTCATCGACGACAATCCCCAGAACGTCGCGCTCGTCCAGGCCCAACTCGAGCGAGCGGGATACCGCGTGACCTGCGCCGAGAGCGGGACCGCTGGCCTGGATGCCGCCGAGCGGATGCACCCGGACCTGATCCTGCTCGACGTGATGATGCCCGGCATGGACGGGTACCAGGTTTGCGAGATTCTGCGGCGAAACCCGAGCTTGAGCGCGATCCCGATCGTGATGCTCACATCCTTGCACGAGCGCACGGACAAGCTGCGCGCGCTCGATTCTGGCGCGGACGATTTCCTGTCGAAGCCAGTCGACCGCGCCGAGCTCATGGCGCGGGTCCGGTCCCTTCTGCGCATGAAGCGCACGTACGACGATCTGGCGCAGAGCAAGGTCGAGGTCGAACAGCAGGCGCATCAGCTCGCGGCAGCCAAGAGCCGCGCGGAGGCGATCCTCTCCAGCATGAGCGACGGCGTGTTCGTAACGGACGAGCGGGCCCACATTACCTACGTCAATCGCGCCGTCGAGAAGATTACCGGCATGGCGGCCGACGACTGCCTTGGTCGGCCGTGGTACGAAGCCCTATCCGTTCGCGACCGCAATGGTCAGCCCATCGACCCGCGAAGCTGCCCCATCGTCCAGGTCATGAAGTCCGGAGCGCCGGTGCCTCCTCGAGAGCTCGGCGTTTGGCGCAACGACGGCACCGAGATCGCGATAAGCCTCGCCGCTGCGCCGGTGACCGGCGTCCACGACAAGCCGATCGGCGGCGTTGCCGTCTTTCGAGACGTCACGAGCGAGCGCGAGGTTCATCGGATGAAGGAGGACTTCGTGGGCCTCGTCTCCCACGAACTGCGGACGCCGCTCGCCGCCATCTATGGGTTCGCGGAGCTGCTTCTGCAGCGCGAGCGGCTGAGCGACACGGCCCGCACCTTTGTCGAGACCATGTATAAGGAAGCAGACCGCATGTCCGGTCTCGTGAATGACTTTCTCGACATCGAGAGGCTCGCCTCGGGCAGAATGTCTTTCCACTTCCGGTCAGTGCAGCTCGACGAGGTCCTGGCCGAGGCGCGCGAGAGCCTCGCCAGTCAGCTCTCCCAGCACACGATCGTGGTCGACATCCCGAAGGATCGCGTCTACGTGCGCGCCGACAGAGATCGGCTCGTGCAAGTCCTTCTGAACCTCTTGTCCAATGCCATCAAGTACAGCCCAGATGGCGGCGAAATCCGCATCTCGGCGCGTCCCGAGGGTCGGGAGGTCCGGATCTCCGTCAGCGATGAGGGGCTCGGTTTGCCTCCAGGCGCCATACCCAAGCTTTTTCAGAAGTTCTATCGCGTCGAGGAGCCGGCGCACCGAAAGGTCGCGGGCACCGGCCTCGGGCTCGCGATCTGCAAGCAGATCGCGGAGGGGAACGGTGGGCGCATATGGGCCGAGAGCCCGGGGATCGGACTGGGCAGCACGTTCACCTTCACCGTCCCACTCTCTGGAATTCCCGCCCACCGGCCAGCGAGTAGCTCCATTGGGACAGCGCACGGTCGGATCCTTCTGGCGAAGGACGATCCGAGCATCGCCGCGCTCATCCTCGAGCAGCTCGGCTCGATCGGATATGCCGTGGAAGCGGTCTCGAGTGGCGAGGACGCGATCAATCACGTCCGCGCAGAGCGGCCCGCGGCCGTCGTGCTCGACGTAGGGTTGACGGGGCGTCTGGACGGGTGGGGCGTGATGGCCGCGCTTCGCGATGATCCGGCCACGGCCGACATTCCCATCATTATGGTCTCAGGCCGCGACGACCAGGACCGCGGCATGGCGCTCGGGGTCGAGGAATTTCTCGTCAAACCGGTCCCGGCCCAGCGATTGATCGCGTGCATCCGTCGGCACGCGGGCGAACCCGGTGAGCGTCCGGTCGTGGTCGCCGACGACGATCCCAACGTCCGCAGCGTCGTGCAGGGCATGCTGGAGGACGCCGGATTTGCCGTCGTCCCTGCCTCGGATGGTAGGGAGGCCCTCGACAGGCTCCACTCGTGCACGCCCCTTGCGCTGGTGCTCGACCTGGTAATGCCGGAGGTCGACGGCTTCGGCGTTCTCGAAGAAATCCGCGCCGACCCGTCTCTCCGCGACCTCCCCGTCGTCGTTCTCACAGCGAAGAATCTTGCTCCGGAGGAACGCGATCAGCTCAACCTCCGAACCGCGGAAACCCTCTACAAGCCAGGCGGCACAGGGACGGAGATCACGGCCGCCATCCTCCGCGCGATCCAGGTTGGCGGATCGCAGAGCACGCCGTGCTCCGCCACGCGCCGATCCTCCCCCGAAGGAACGGCCGTCCCGAAGAAATGA
- a CDS encoding WecB/TagA/CpsF family glycosyltransferase, which yields MGEPTEPFDPERVVSVLGVRVHDVTFASALGALIGFIESGRPHRVITPNPEIVMHARQDPHYREVLNTSDLAIPDGIGLLFAARMAGRPLRSHVRGTDLVLRLAARSAVEGWRWFLLGAQPGVAEAAGTWLEREFSGLVVAGAASGSPDPREDAAIQRAICRASPVHVLLVAYGAPRQELWIARNQGATGVPVQIGVGGVLNFFAGRSSRAPGWVRRLELEWAYRLAREPWRWRRQLALPAFAVLAMRAALGARIRR from the coding sequence ATGGGTGAACCGACGGAACCCTTTGATCCGGAGCGCGTAGTCTCGGTGCTCGGCGTGCGCGTGCACGACGTGACGTTCGCCTCGGCGTTGGGGGCCCTGATCGGCTTCATTGAGTCCGGGCGACCTCATCGCGTCATCACGCCGAACCCGGAGATCGTGATGCACGCGCGGCAAGATCCCCACTACCGCGAAGTGCTCAACACATCGGACCTCGCCATTCCGGACGGTATCGGGCTGCTGTTCGCCGCGCGGATGGCTGGACGGCCGCTCCGGAGCCACGTGCGCGGGACAGATCTCGTGCTCAGGCTCGCGGCGCGATCGGCCGTCGAAGGATGGCGATGGTTCCTCCTTGGCGCGCAGCCCGGCGTAGCTGAGGCGGCCGGAACCTGGCTGGAGCGCGAGTTCTCCGGTCTCGTCGTGGCGGGCGCGGCATCCGGTTCGCCGGACCCGCGGGAGGATGCCGCCATCCAGCGCGCCATTTGCCGGGCGTCACCGGTTCACGTGCTCCTCGTCGCCTATGGAGCGCCGCGACAGGAGCTGTGGATCGCGAGGAATCAAGGCGCCACGGGAGTGCCCGTACAGATTGGCGTCGGGGGCGTCCTGAATTTCTTCGCGGGCCGAAGCTCGCGGGCGCCGGGCTGGGTCCGCCGGCTGGAGCTCGAATGGGCCTATCGGCTCGCCAGGGAGCCGTGGCGCTGGCGGCGCCAGCTCGCCCTGCCCGCCTTCGCGGTGCTGGCAATGCGCGCCGCGCTTGGGGCCCGAATCCGACGTTGA
- a CDS encoding NAD(P)-dependent oxidoreductase, which translates to MAILITGLGYVGSALAQRLLDRGERVIGVENFFSTPKPALAPLQRADRFTLIDGSIADRSTLDRAFSIDAVDRVVHLAAQSSTNPRAAPVEVTQETNFTGPRIVLEACRQHGVSQVVFVSSMRLYRTPLPRRLTESSPVEPTDLVHLSQLYGEMLLTAYAEDCGREHVGGRARCFSGVALRLGIVHGLSPVMKADPRFLAAPQLFCHQAARGEPLRVATGPRTSLAFVHIDDAVEALVRSCTGTSLPPILNVASEVRSVASIARAVRDAGRRRGLRVDIRYEGRPSRASSRTVPAHEALGFRPALRFERSVGPVLDHYLSTSRV; encoded by the coding sequence TTGGCGATTCTTATCACCGGACTCGGATATGTTGGCTCGGCGCTCGCTCAGCGCCTCCTCGATCGTGGCGAGCGCGTGATCGGGGTCGAGAACTTCTTCTCAACGCCGAAGCCCGCGCTCGCCCCCCTCCAGCGTGCTGATCGTTTCACGTTGATCGATGGGTCCATCGCCGATCGGTCGACCCTCGATCGAGCCTTTTCAATCGACGCGGTCGACAGGGTCGTTCACCTCGCGGCGCAGTCCAGCACGAATCCACGAGCAGCCCCGGTGGAGGTCACCCAGGAGACGAATTTTACGGGTCCGCGAATCGTCCTCGAGGCCTGTCGTCAGCATGGGGTCTCCCAGGTCGTGTTTGTGAGCTCAATGCGCCTGTACCGAACGCCATTGCCGCGGCGTCTCACAGAATCGTCGCCCGTTGAGCCGACAGATTTGGTTCACCTCTCGCAGCTCTACGGAGAGATGCTGCTCACGGCGTATGCGGAAGATTGTGGCCGTGAACACGTGGGGGGACGGGCCCGGTGCTTCTCCGGCGTCGCTCTGCGGCTCGGCATCGTCCACGGACTCAGCCCCGTTATGAAGGCCGATCCGCGATTCCTCGCCGCTCCGCAACTCTTCTGCCACCAGGCGGCGCGCGGTGAGCCACTCCGGGTCGCGACCGGGCCCCGCACGTCCCTGGCGTTCGTCCACATCGACGACGCGGTCGAAGCGCTGGTTCGAAGCTGCACCGGGACGTCACTGCCGCCCATCCTCAACGTGGCGAGCGAAGTGCGCAGCGTGGCCTCCATCGCGCGCGCAGTGCGTGACGCGGGCCGTCGCCGTGGCCTCCGCGTCGACATTCGGTATGAGGGCCGGCCATCGCGCGCCTCATCCCGCACGGTCCCTGCCCACGAGGCCCTCGGATTTCGACCGGCGCTGCGATTCGAGCGATCCGTGGGTCCGGTTCTGGATCACTATCTGTCCACGAGTCGCGTGTAG
- a CDS encoding NAD(P)-dependent oxidoreductase: MRILVTGATGFIGRHLAAALAGGGHTVISASRARVGPPEASTHVSFDVASLAPFPDVGHVDSVVHLAGNGNTLDAWKRPAEVAQVNAQGTLRAIEVAMRSDAGFILASSQRVYQPGPEPLSEDDFTRPTDPYGYTKLCAERYVEMAGRLFGLRGSVLRFFSVYGPGQRIASGQSGVVALFGQRALHGEPLVVKSHEMKDFMDVSDAVEGICAALSRPTTPPRTYNIATGTPTSVLQLARVVKAATRSASEIVEDYSEGDPGGLVARIDRARTELGFYPRITLTDGVRRYADWLAAAGPDPAESAAD; the protein is encoded by the coding sequence GTGCGGATCCTGGTCACGGGCGCCACGGGGTTCATCGGGCGCCACCTGGCGGCCGCCCTGGCCGGTGGAGGGCACACCGTGATCTCCGCTTCCCGCGCGCGGGTTGGACCGCCGGAGGCGTCCACGCACGTTTCTTTCGACGTTGCCTCCCTTGCGCCCTTTCCGGACGTCGGACACGTGGATTCCGTCGTTCACCTCGCGGGCAATGGGAACACCCTGGACGCCTGGAAGCGCCCGGCCGAGGTAGCCCAGGTGAACGCGCAGGGAACGCTTCGTGCCATCGAAGTCGCGATGCGAAGCGACGCGGGGTTTATCCTCGCGTCGAGCCAGCGCGTTTATCAGCCCGGTCCCGAGCCACTTTCCGAAGACGACTTTACCCGTCCGACCGATCCGTATGGCTACACGAAGTTGTGCGCTGAGCGTTATGTCGAGATGGCTGGCCGCCTGTTCGGTCTGCGTGGCTCTGTCCTCCGGTTCTTTTCCGTCTACGGACCCGGGCAGCGGATCGCATCCGGCCAGAGCGGCGTCGTCGCCCTTTTTGGACAGCGCGCCCTCCACGGCGAGCCGCTCGTCGTCAAGAGCCACGAGATGAAAGACTTCATGGACGTTTCCGACGCGGTCGAAGGGATCTGCGCCGCCCTCAGCCGGCCGACAACCCCGCCGCGGACGTACAATATCGCGACCGGAACGCCGACCAGCGTGCTCCAGCTCGCGCGCGTCGTGAAGGCTGCAACCCGTAGCGCGTCCGAAATCGTCGAGGACTATTCGGAGGGCGACCCGGGAGGGCTCGTCGCCAGGATTGATCGGGCCCGGACGGAGCTCGGGTTCTATCCCCGAATCACGCTGACTGATGGAGTTCGTCGCTATGCGGACTGGCTCGCCGCCGCTGGCCCGGATCCTGCTGAAAGCGCGGCCGACTGA
- a CDS encoding TIM barrel protein: MRTGSPPLARILLKARPTESQLADRLAPPMPDGLELYLDRADIADAPTCDAVVDRIRERQLPADFAIVVEGPIRSLDNSYVDVSACTDATRELIRRLGEMAARLAAPGVVMHCIMPRFSLTDEDWDQRDAALEAALEFARFYAETLLPMGVTPVIENVPPVLRMREGRYLFTPLGMSPQDIQWLIERVPGLMATLDISHAQLYVNARGMADRDESDSGVQPLMRYLRKFPTIDSVEDFIDVLGPSIFEAHVSNASGLLGEGAPYDEGDIDMSRVIGRLARCARFLVTETLEADNDRAIYMRAAQRGMASVLSQLMNHP, encoded by the coding sequence ATGCGGACTGGCTCGCCGCCGCTGGCCCGGATCCTGCTGAAAGCGCGGCCGACTGAATCCCAGCTTGCCGATCGGCTCGCGCCACCAATGCCGGATGGTCTCGAGCTGTACCTCGATCGGGCCGACATCGCGGATGCGCCGACGTGCGACGCGGTGGTCGACCGCATTCGCGAACGTCAGCTCCCCGCGGATTTCGCAATCGTGGTGGAGGGACCGATTCGCTCCCTCGACAATTCGTACGTGGATGTGAGCGCGTGCACCGACGCGACGCGGGAGCTCATCCGTCGACTGGGTGAGATGGCGGCGAGACTCGCGGCGCCGGGGGTGGTCATGCACTGCATCATGCCCCGGTTCTCCCTCACCGACGAAGATTGGGACCAACGCGACGCGGCGCTGGAAGCCGCCCTGGAGTTCGCTCGGTTTTACGCGGAAACGCTTCTGCCCATGGGCGTCACGCCGGTGATCGAGAACGTGCCGCCGGTGCTGCGCATGCGTGAGGGCCGGTATCTCTTCACACCCCTCGGCATGTCGCCCCAGGACATTCAGTGGCTCATCGAGCGTGTGCCGGGACTCATGGCGACCCTCGACATCTCCCACGCCCAGCTCTACGTCAACGCACGCGGCATGGCCGATCGCGATGAGAGCGACTCCGGTGTGCAGCCGTTGATGCGCTACCTGCGGAAATTCCCGACCATCGACTCGGTGGAAGACTTCATCGACGTGCTCGGGCCTTCGATCTTCGAGGCGCACGTGTCCAACGCCAGTGGCCTTCTGGGTGAAGGAGCGCCGTACGATGAGGGCGACATCGACATGAGCCGTGTGATCGGCCGGCTTGCGCGGTGCGCCCGATTTCTCGTCACGGAGACGCTCGAGGCGGACAACGACCGCGCCATATACATGCGGGCCGCTCAGCGCGGCATGGCCTCAGTGCTCTCCCAACTGATGAACCATCCGTGA
- a CDS encoding polysaccharide biosynthesis protein, whose translation MTPDDLRSVHEGEILLGRRRRFIEITAGLRVLQGASALITGAGGSVGSALARRLGTLGVAQITAVDHHEASLFRLGRDTAGSAPIALRLADVRNVDKMARILREYRPTAVFHLAAYKHVPIGEQEPDEVMTVNVQATAELLRAASSAGVDHFVYPSSDKAVNPPSLYGASKRLAESAVLARAMDSSAMAVHVVRYVNILGTNGSVIETFARQIREGLPLTLTDAHMTRYWMTMDEAIDMVIHALALSSGSCTMLDVGEPIPVREMAVRVARLVAPELDTPPTMVETGPRPGERLAEELFSRSERPLGRELDDVWEIAHARRAECSGRIRAMLDELERLIAEAPPDCLRTRAMELAAELQ comes from the coding sequence GTGACTCCCGATGATCTTCGAAGCGTTCACGAGGGCGAGATCCTGCTTGGACGCCGCCGCCGCTTCATCGAGATTACTGCGGGTCTTCGGGTCCTCCAGGGAGCCAGTGCTCTCATCACCGGCGCCGGAGGCTCAGTCGGGTCTGCGCTGGCGCGACGTCTCGGCACGCTGGGTGTCGCGCAGATCACGGCCGTAGATCATCACGAGGCGTCGCTGTTTCGCCTGGGGCGCGATACGGCAGGGAGTGCGCCCATCGCACTACGGCTGGCCGACGTCCGCAACGTCGATAAGATGGCCCGGATTCTGCGCGAGTACCGGCCCACCGCCGTATTTCACCTCGCAGCCTACAAGCACGTGCCCATTGGCGAGCAGGAGCCGGACGAAGTGATGACGGTGAACGTCCAAGCGACCGCCGAGCTTTTACGCGCCGCGTCAAGTGCCGGCGTCGATCATTTCGTCTACCCATCCAGCGACAAGGCAGTGAACCCGCCCAGCCTATACGGCGCATCGAAACGCCTCGCCGAGTCCGCCGTTCTTGCACGAGCGATGGATAGCTCGGCCATGGCAGTCCACGTCGTTCGGTACGTCAACATCCTGGGAACGAACGGGAGTGTTATCGAGACCTTTGCGCGCCAGATTCGCGAGGGGTTGCCCCTGACACTGACCGACGCGCACATGACCCGCTACTGGATGACGATGGACGAGGCGATCGACATGGTTATCCACGCGTTGGCGCTCTCCAGCGGCTCGTGCACCATGCTTGACGTGGGGGAGCCGATCCCCGTCCGCGAGATGGCCGTCCGCGTCGCGCGCCTCGTCGCCCCGGAGTTGGACACGCCTCCAACGATGGTTGAGACGGGTCCACGACCCGGCGAGCGGTTGGCCGAGGAATTATTCAGCCGGAGCGAGCGGCCTCTGGGCAGGGAGCTGGATGACGTGTGGGAGATCGCTCACGCCCGTCGCGCTGAATGCTCGGGGCGGATCCGGGCGATGCTCGACGAGCTCGAGCGACTGATCGCCGAGGCTCCGCCGGATTGCCTGCGCACGAGAGCTATGGAGCTCGCCGCCGAGCTGCAGTGA